Proteins found in one Candidatus Brocadiaceae bacterium genomic segment:
- the purD gene encoding phosphoribosylamine--glycine ligase has protein sequence MRVLVIGGGGREHALAWKIADSPLVDQVYCAPGNAGIAEVAECVPIAPGDILRLRRFARENAIDLTVVGSEEPLVKGIVDSFATAGLRVFGPTREAARLEGSKVFCKQLMQRHGVPTAEFRTFNGPERAKSYLEMIGAPVVVKADGLAAGKAAIVCRTLGEAFEAVDRIAIRREFGEAGGQLVIESCLKGEEASVIAFTDGRTIAFLPSAQDHKAVYDGDRGPNTGGMGAYSPAPVITDELAAQIEREVFVQTVHAMNREEKPYHGVLYAGIMVTDDGPQVLEFNCRLGDPEAQALLMRLESDIVPVLLATLDGTLDQVDIRWDMRPTLCVVMASGGYPAAYEKGYPIEGLEDVRAMDDVMAFHAGTAIEDGQLVTSGGRVLGITARGETIRQARDRAYEAVGKIHFADAYWRTDIGWRAIERPA, from the coding sequence ATGAGAGTGCTCGTGATCGGGGGCGGGGGGCGGGAACACGCCCTGGCGTGGAAGATTGCCGACTCGCCGCTGGTGGACCAGGTCTACTGCGCGCCGGGCAATGCCGGGATCGCCGAAGTGGCGGAGTGCGTCCCCATTGCGCCCGGAGACATCCTGCGGCTGCGGCGGTTCGCCCGCGAGAACGCGATCGACCTGACGGTCGTCGGGTCCGAGGAGCCGCTGGTGAAGGGCATCGTCGATTCGTTTGCCACGGCGGGGCTGCGTGTGTTCGGGCCCACGCGCGAGGCCGCGCGGCTGGAGGGCAGCAAGGTCTTCTGCAAGCAGCTCATGCAGCGGCACGGCGTGCCGACCGCCGAGTTCCGCACCTTCAACGGGCCGGAGCGCGCCAAGTCGTACCTGGAGATGATCGGCGCGCCGGTGGTCGTGAAGGCCGACGGCCTGGCGGCCGGCAAGGCGGCGATCGTCTGCCGCACGCTGGGCGAGGCATTCGAGGCCGTCGATCGCATCGCCATCCGGCGCGAGTTCGGCGAGGCGGGCGGGCAACTGGTCATCGAGAGCTGCCTGAAGGGCGAGGAGGCGAGCGTGATCGCCTTCACCGACGGGCGCACCATCGCCTTTTTGCCCTCGGCCCAGGATCACAAGGCGGTCTACGACGGCGACAGGGGGCCGAACACCGGCGGCATGGGCGCCTACAGCCCGGCGCCCGTCATCACCGACGAGCTGGCCGCCCAGATCGAGCGCGAGGTGTTCGTGCAGACCGTCCACGCCATGAACCGCGAGGAGAAGCCCTACCACGGCGTCCTCTACGCCGGCATCATGGTCACCGACGACGGCCCGCAGGTGCTGGAGTTCAACTGCCGCCTGGGCGACCCCGAGGCCCAGGCGCTGCTGATGCGCCTGGAGAGCGACATCGTGCCCGTGCTCCTGGCCACGCTCGACGGCACGCTGGACCAGGTGGACATCCGCTGGGACATGCGTCCCACCCTGTGCGTCGTCATGGCCTCCGGCGGCTATCCGGCCGCCTACGAGAAGGGCTACCCGATCGAGGGCCTCGAGGACGTCCGGGCGATGGACGACGTGATGGCCTTCCATGCCGGCACGGCGATCGAGGACGGGCAGCTCGTCACGAGCGGGGGGCGCGTGCTGGGCATCACGGCCCGCGGCGAGACGATCCGCCAGGCGCGGGACCGCGCGTACGAGGCGGTCGGAAAGATCCACTTCGCCGATGCTTACTGGCGCACAGACATCGGCTGGAGGGCCATCGAGCGGCCGGCGTGA